Genomic segment of Natronoarchaeum philippinense:
ACAGCGCTGAGAGCGTGAGCACGACGCCGGATACTGCTCCCGTTATCTCGACGTGGCCGCCGGCGTCGAGCACGTAGAGTGCCGGAATCCCGCTCAGTCCGAGCACCATCGTGATCATGATCGCCAGTCCGCTCGCGCGGTTGTGCAACTCGTAGTCGCGCTCGTCCTGGAGCGTCGCATCACTCACGACCGGTGCGAGAACGGTGATGCCGCCGCCGATCCACGCCCCGAGTAGGTAGATCACGGCTCCGATAAAGTACCGATCGAGCGCGATCCCGGCGAACAGTCCGAGCACCGCCACGCCGGTGATGCCGTACACGAGTCGCCGGTACGTCTGGCGTGTGAGTCCTGCGTTGGCTGTGGTTGGTGTCACGGTCGCTCCCTTGATGGTAAAGGATATTTTACACCCCGTGTTAAAATTGGCGTTCGCCAGATAGCCGTTTCTACTGCAATCGATAGGTTTCGAGGCGCCGAACCGCACGCCGGTAGGCGACCGGCAGCGCTGCGACGCCGCCGACGATGACGACCCAGCCGAGCGTCTCCAGCGTCCCG
This window contains:
- a CDS encoding DUF2178 domain-containing protein — translated: MTPTTANAGLTRQTYRRLVYGITGVAVLGLFAGIALDRYFIGAVIYLLGAWIGGGITVLAPVVSDATLQDERDYELHNRASGLAIMITMVLGLSGIPALYVLDAGGHVEITGAVSGVVLTLSALFLLYGVCFGIAKRRT